A window of Firmicutes bacterium CAG:345 contains these coding sequences:
- a CDS encoding queuine tRNA-ribosyltransferase (product inferred by homology to UniProt), whose protein sequence is MYNNKVMSSIELKILHVDKNCGARYGYLVTPHGTVELPMFMPVGTLATVKTLSPEEIKDMGAGVILANTYHLFLRPGPDIVAKAGGVQKFMNYNGPMLTDSGGFQVFSLSKNRKLTEEGVEFRSHLDGRKILFTPENVIETEEKIGADIIMSLDECAPYPCTKEYMHNSVERTLRWAKRGLDHKTRDDQALFGIVQGGDFADERKYCAEKLVAMNFDGYSIGGTSIGEPKDVEYHMVSLTVPYLPFDKPRYLMGVGSLDMIFDGISKGVDMFDCVLPTRIARHGSLMTSNGRINILNAKYAEDFTPLDPNCDCYCCRNYTKAYLRHLMKCDETFGKRLCSIHNLRFLIKNMEEAREAIKNDKFLEFSERKMALFGSKRGF, encoded by the coding sequence ATGTATAATAATAAAGTTATGAGTAGTATTGAATTAAAGATTTTACACGTAGATAAAAATTGTGGGGCAAGATATGGATATCTTGTAACTCCTCACGGAACAGTAGAACTTCCAATGTTTATGCCTGTTGGAACCTTAGCTACTGTTAAAACTCTCAGCCCTGAAGAAATAAAAGATATGGGAGCTGGAGTTATTTTAGCGAACACATATCACTTATTTTTAAGACCTGGACCAGATATTGTTGCCAAAGCTGGAGGGGTTCAAAAATTTATGAATTACAATGGGCCTATGCTCACCGATAGTGGTGGGTTCCAAGTTTTCTCTTTATCAAAAAATAGAAAACTAACCGAAGAAGGTGTTGAATTCCGCTCCCATTTAGATGGAAGAAAAATTTTATTCACCCCTGAAAATGTTATTGAAACTGAAGAAAAAATCGGTGCCGATATCATTATGTCTTTGGATGAATGCGCTCCATATCCTTGTACAAAAGAATATATGCATAACTCAGTAGAAAGAACATTGCGTTGGGCAAAAAGAGGTCTTGATCATAAAACAAGAGATGATCAAGCTTTATTTGGAATTGTTCAAGGCGGGGACTTTGCTGATGAAAGAAAATATTGTGCTGAAAAATTAGTCGCAATGAATTTTGATGGTTATTCCATCGGTGGAACATCAATTGGAGAACCTAAAGATGTCGAATACCATATGGTTTCATTAACTGTTCCTTATCTTCCTTTCGACAAGCCACGTTACCTTATGGGAGTAGGAAGTTTAGATATGATCTTTGATGGGATTTCTAAAGGTGTAGATATGTTTGACTGTGTTTTACCGACAAGAATTGCTCGTCATGGCAGTCTTATGACATCTAATGGAAGAATCAATATTCTCAACGCTAAATATGCTGAAGATTTTACTCCATTAGATCCAAATTGCGATTGCTATTGTTGTAGAAATTATACTAAAGCATATTTACGTCATCTGATGAAATGTGATGAAACATTTGGCAAAAGACTTTGCTCTATTCATAATCTTCGTTTTTTAATAAAAAATATGGAAGAAGCGCGAGAAGCTATTAAAAACGATAAATTCTTAGAATTTTCTGAAAGAAAAATGGCTTTGTTCGGCTCCAAAAGAGGATTCTAA
- a CDS encoding s-adenosylmethionine:tRNA ribosyltransferase-isomerase (product inferred by homology to UniProt), with the protein MKENKFDYDVYNIDEYDYYLPEDLIAQFPAEKRDNSRLLVMNKDEHTLEDKHFYDILNYLKKGDVLVRNNTKVIPARLFGIKRETKAHVEILLLHPIDGDINNYEALVGNAKVVKEGTVIEIGDNAEIVATCIKVEDEGLRIFHLEYQGILYEVLDKLGKMPLPPYIKKQITGNDRYQTVYAKVEGSAAAPTAGFHFTDELFAKIKEMGVEVVDVTLHVGLGTFRPVKVHNLKDHVMHSEEYFMDQKAADSLNLAKKEGRRIIAIGTTSTRTLETVMHKYGEFKACHGDTTLFIYPGFEFMAIDALITNFHLPKSTLVMLVSALAGREQILNAYKHAVEEKYRFFSFGDAMFIYGNSKN; encoded by the coding sequence ATGAAAGAAAATAAATTTGATTACGATGTTTATAATATCGACGAATATGACTATTATTTGCCAGAAGATTTAATTGCTCAATTTCCTGCCGAAAAAAGAGATAATAGTCGCCTTTTAGTTATGAACAAAGATGAACATACCTTAGAAGATAAACATTTTTACGATATTTTAAATTATCTCAAAAAAGGAGATGTTCTTGTTAGAAATAATACCAAAGTCATTCCAGCAAGATTATTTGGTATAAAACGTGAAACAAAAGCTCATGTTGAAATTTTACTTCTTCATCCAATTGATGGTGATATCAATAACTATGAAGCCCTAGTAGGAAATGCTAAAGTTGTAAAAGAAGGCACAGTTATCGAAATCGGCGACAATGCTGAAATCGTTGCAACTTGTATCAAGGTTGAAGATGAAGGTCTAAGAATATTCCATCTTGAATATCAAGGTATTCTTTATGAAGTTCTTGATAAATTAGGAAAAATGCCTTTACCTCCTTATATTAAAAAGCAGATCACTGGAAACGATCGCTATCAAACAGTTTATGCCAAAGTTGAAGGTTCAGCAGCTGCTCCAACAGCTGGTTTCCATTTTACAGATGAACTTTTTGCCAAAATTAAAGAAATGGGAGTTGAAGTAGTCGACGTTACTCTACATGTTGGACTAGGAACTTTCCGACCTGTTAAGGTTCATAATCTAAAAGACCATGTTATGCATTCTGAAGAATATTTCATGGATCAAAAAGCTGCTGATTCTTTAAATTTAGCCAAAAAAGAAGGTAGAAGAATTATTGCTATTGGAACAACATCAACAAGAACATTAGAAACTGTCATGCATAAATATGGTGAATTTAAAGCCTGTCACGGAGATACAACTTTATTTATCTATCCGGGATTTGAATTCATGGCTATTGACGCTCTAATCACGAATTTTCATCTTCCTAAATCTACTCTTGTCATGCTTGTTTCCGCTCTTGCTGGAAGGGAACAAATTCTAAATGCATATAAGCATGCCGTCGAAGAAAAATATCGTTTCTTCTCGTTCGGTGATGCGATGTTTATTTATGGAAACTCCAAAAATTAA
- a CDS encoding unknown (no significant homology to UniProt): MTGTLVFLLLIPIVINYGLVSSRNHLVRVNFSFLVAYFFSIIFFLVFKYTSLSQVFLNLENWYNSFDNFFNQNIVTSFPVLKFFLFLLLFLIIDIFWRILLHFIMLGKNPAYLNKKDKIFHLVNIMIYFVFAFLLESYIITYFCIDLHFEFGFFEKWFSLIYRVTL, encoded by the coding sequence ATGACAGGTACTTTGGTTTTTTTGTTGCTTATACCAATAGTTATCAATTATGGTTTAGTGTCTTCAAGAAATCATTTAGTACGTGTTAATTTTTCTTTTTTGGTCGCTTATTTTTTTTCTATAATCTTTTTTTTAGTATTTAAATATACTTCTCTTTCACAAGTCTTTTTAAATTTAGAAAATTGGTATAATTCTTTTGATAATTTTTTTAATCAAAATATAGTTACATCTTTTCCTGTTTTAAAATTCTTTTTGTTTTTGCTTTTATTTTTAATAATAGATATATTTTGGAGAATATTATTGCATTTTATAATGCTTGGAAAAAATCCAGCTTATCTAAATAAAAAAGATAAAATATTTCATTTGGTGAATATAATGATTTATTTTGTTTTTGCCTTTCTTTTAGAATCATATATAATCACTTATTTTTGCATAGATTTGCATTTTGAATTTGGCTTTTTTGAAAAATGGTTTTCTTTAATATATAGGGTGACATTATGA
- a CDS encoding pseudouridine synthase (product inferred by homology to UniProt), producing the protein MEFTVTKLDANQRIDKFLRKVLQQAPLSFIYKMFRQKDVKVNGKKEKIDYILKENDVVSIYLKEDLYNKFHENYQVKPVKSNMNILYEDDNVCIVNKPKGLLVHGDEGEKRITLQNIFVNYLIKKGEFDPKNQTGFLPGPVHRLDRNTSGIVIMGKNLPTMQALFELFREKEHIEKSYWALVKGDDIPTSGKIDKPLMKDSTKGKVKVGRIEQGAKKALTEYKVVKRYSGFSLVEAKLITGRTHQLRVHFASIGHPIVGDGKYGDFLVNAEFDSLYGLKNQFLHARTFEFLDLEGILSYLSYKKIVAPLPEIEQKILDGLKA; encoded by the coding sequence ATGGAATTCACAGTAACAAAATTAGATGCAAATCAAAGAATAGATAAATTTTTAAGAAAGGTTCTTCAACAAGCACCTTTGTCTTTTATTTATAAAATGTTTAGACAAAAAGATGTCAAAGTTAATGGAAAAAAAGAAAAAATAGATTATATTTTAAAAGAAAATGATGTTGTTTCTATTTATTTGAAAGAAGATTTATATAATAAATTTCATGAAAATTATCAGGTCAAACCTGTAAAATCAAATATGAATATTTTGTATGAAGATGATAATGTTTGTATAGTTAATAAACCAAAAGGTCTTCTTGTTCATGGAGATGAAGGTGAAAAAAGAATTACTTTACAAAATATTTTTGTTAATTATTTGATAAAGAAGGGAGAATTTGATCCTAAAAATCAAACTGGCTTTTTACCTGGCCCTGTTCATAGGTTAGATCGAAATACTTCTGGTATTGTTATAATGGGAAAAAATCTTCCGACAATGCAAGCTCTTTTTGAACTATTTAGAGAAAAAGAACATATAGAAAAATCTTATTGGGCACTTGTTAAAGGTGATGATATTCCAACTTCAGGAAAAATTGATAAACCACTTATGAAAGATTCTACTAAAGGGAAAGTTAAAGTTGGAAGAATAGAGCAAGGGGCTAAAAAAGCTTTGACTGAGTATAAAGTAGTAAAAAGATATAGTGGCTTTAGTTTAGTTGAAGCAAAATTAATAACAGGAAGAACACATCAATTGCGTGTACATTTTGCTTCTATTGGACATCCAATTGTTGGAGATGGAAAATATGGAGATTTTCTAGTCAATGCAGAATTTGATTCTTTGTATGGTTTAAAAAATCAATTTTTGCATGCTAGAACTTTTGAATTTTTAGATTTAGAAGGAATTCTATCTTATTTATCATATAAAAAAATAGTTGCTCCTCTTCCAGAAATTGAGCAAAAAATATTAGATGGTTTAAAAGCATGA
- a CDS encoding uncharacterized protein (product inferred by homology to UniProt) has protein sequence METPKINYHEELKKFVNSLDFSQGKPKLFLHACCGPCATYPVTFLNNFFDITIGYFNPNIAPFEEWDLRLKELTRFINEFNKENGSNISIVTMPYDHQIYLDAIKGLENEPEGGKRCLVCHDLRIKLAYEYAYNNNFPYYTTVMTVSSHKPSSYLNNLGLRLQNDYPTTKFLVADFKKENGQLLGIQIAKKYNLYRQNYCGCIFAKKMQEELKAIKEKKLIIN, from the coding sequence ATGGAAACTCCAAAAATTAATTATCATGAAGAATTAAAAAAATTTGTCAATTCTTTAGATTTTTCTCAAGGAAAACCAAAGTTATTTCTCCACGCTTGCTGTGGACCTTGTGCGACTTATCCTGTAACATTTTTAAATAATTTTTTTGATATTACTATCGGTTATTTCAATCCTAATATTGCTCCTTTTGAAGAATGGGATTTAAGACTAAAAGAATTGACAAGATTTATAAATGAATTCAACAAAGAAAATGGTTCCAATATTTCAATTGTTACTATGCCCTATGATCATCAAATTTATCTTGATGCAATAAAAGGACTAGAAAATGAACCTGAAGGTGGAAAAAGATGTCTTGTCTGTCATGATTTAAGAATCAAATTAGCATATGAATATGCCTATAATAATAATTTTCCATATTATACAACCGTAATGACAGTCTCTAGCCATAAGCCTTCTTCTTATTTAAATAATCTCGGTTTAAGATTACAAAATGATTATCCAACTACTAAATTCTTAGTTGCTGATTTTAAAAAGGAAAATGGACAACTTCTAGGTATACAAATTGCCAAAAAGTATAATTTATATCGTCAAAATTATTGCGGATGTATTTTTGCTAAAAAAATGCAGGAAGAACTTAAAGCTATTAAAGAAAAAAAGTTAATTATAAATTAA